The Chitinophagales bacterium genome window below encodes:
- a CDS encoding acyl-CoA--6-aminopenicillanic acid acyl-transferase produces MHTIMWWLLIPILIIAVLVFWFYQALNTPLPKVQDKSIVNKKTVVKNDITFFENTFCKANKYGIYEVYTEGNAFERGYAMGQVLKPLKAQHEKNFIDSIYDIVPSKTYVKFLRIVVGLMNRNLHRFFKEEYKEELLGLSYSSPTEYNYIAPPYQRVLNYHAAHDIGHALQNMGLVACSSFVLNNSKTDDGSLLLARNLDFSPSEKFNELKVLYFINPTRGHKYISYSWPGFIGVVSGMNEHGLCVVLHSAKSKMRLKIGTPVSIIAKEIMQEAKNLAEAEAILKRRQSFVSELFLVVSAQDNNACVFEKEPNSLSKYMMQGNKLICTNHYLSEEKTNTSENIEWKNTISSAYREERLKELLSNKNEINPTQAVTILRNIKGVDNEDIGIQNECAINQLAAHHGIVFKPQTLDFWVSANPYCMGTMVAYNLKEAFEKAQENPAENLYKEAAVIPQDAFLETQQYQDFLAYKTLEKEIKTAIKFKKTIDENKLEQLINLNSKLFLAYETVGNYYLQQNKKQKAKQYFEKALNLKIATKFEKNRIEKNLLKC; encoded by the coding sequence TTGCATACAATTATGTGGTGGTTGCTTATTCCTATTTTAATTATTGCCGTTTTGGTTTTTTGGTTTTACCAAGCCTTAAATACGCCTTTGCCTAAAGTGCAAGATAAAAGTATTGTAAACAAAAAAACCGTTGTAAAAAACGATATTACCTTTTTTGAAAATACTTTTTGTAAAGCCAATAAATATGGAATTTATGAGGTTTATACCGAAGGTAATGCTTTTGAAAGAGGCTATGCTATGGGGCAAGTGCTTAAACCTTTAAAAGCTCAACACGAAAAAAATTTTATTGACAGCATTTATGATATAGTGCCTTCTAAAACTTACGTTAAGTTTTTGCGTATAGTAGTAGGTTTAATGAATAGAAACTTGCATCGTTTTTTTAAAGAAGAATATAAAGAAGAATTGTTGGGATTGTCTTATTCTTCTCCTACGGAGTACAATTATATAGCTCCACCTTATCAGCGAGTTTTAAACTATCATGCGGCCCACGATATTGGTCATGCTCTGCAAAATATGGGTTTAGTGGCTTGCTCTTCTTTTGTGCTAAATAATAGCAAAACCGATGATGGTAGTTTACTTTTAGCCAGAAATTTAGATTTTTCTCCCAGTGAAAAATTTAACGAGTTAAAAGTGTTGTACTTTATTAATCCAACAAGAGGACATAAATATATTTCTTATTCGTGGCCGGGTTTTATAGGTGTGGTTTCCGGCATGAATGAGCATGGTTTGTGTGTGGTTTTACATTCTGCAAAATCAAAAATGCGATTAAAAATAGGAACGCCCGTTTCTATTATTGCCAAAGAAATAATGCAAGAAGCAAAAAATTTAGCCGAAGCGGAAGCTATTCTTAAAAGACGTCAATCTTTTGTTTCAGAATTATTTTTGGTGGTTTCGGCACAAGATAATAATGCCTGTGTTTTTGAAAAAGAACCTAATTCACTTTCCAAATATATGATGCAAGGCAATAAGTTAATTTGTACCAACCATTATTTGAGTGAGGAAAAAACAAATACTTCTGAAAATATAGAGTGGAAAAACACCATTAGCTCTGCATACAGAGAAGAAAGACTTAAAGAACTATTATCAAACAAGAATGAAATAAACCCAACTCAAGCAGTGACAATACTGAGAAACATAAAAGGTGTAGACAATGAAGATATAGGCATACAAAATGAATGTGCCATAAATCAGTTGGCAGCACACCATGGTATTGTTTTTAAGCCTCAAACTTTAGATTTTTGGGTAAGTGCCAATCCATACTGCATGGGAACTATGGTAGCCTACAATTTAAAAGAAGCTTTTGAAAAAGCTCAAGAAAATCCTGCCGAAAATTTATATAAAGAAGCAGCTGTTATTCCTCAAGATGCTTTTTTAGAAACACAGCAATATCAAGATTTTTTGGCTTATAAAACTTTAGAAAAAGAAATAAAAACAGCTATTAAGTTTAAAAAAACAATAGATGAAAATAAATTGGAGCAACTAATTAATCTAAATTCAAAATTGTTTTTAGCGTATGAAACCGTAGGTAATTACTATTTGCAACAAAATAAAAAACAAAAAGCCAAACAGTATTTTGAGAAAGCCTTAAATTTGAAAATTGCTACTAAATTTGAGAAAAACCGAATAGAAAAGAACTTGTTAAAATGTTAA
- a CDS encoding M28 family peptidase, producing the protein MKTFIQEIIKRFGGRYAGSDAEKQAQLFVKDKLDAFCDEVSFLPFNSALEAHFQALKLFIVIHLIAIVLIFFYPTWAFVLSVVNALLFICHFVTYRHCLDFLFPQKESYNVEGVIEPTGEHKKTIIFAGHIDSVKEFKWWYKLKFAGAVLTVISSFLLALSPIFFALIVFSGAIVSKIFLVLLFILTPTVWVLFDMHGKEVVQGANDNLTGVALSFSLGKYFAENKPQHTRIRIISFGAEEMGLRGAFAYVKANKKRLLEENALLVNLDTIKDKEYLTIATNETNTLSFFDKNLIKEMQDSFEACHLPVKTLPLTVGASDASAFIMNKLPALSLIGMTSETLDPTYHTRLDNLDHLDDTAMKLTKEVMIHFVEKRDK; encoded by the coding sequence ATGAAAACTTTTATTCAAGAAATAATTAAAAGGTTTGGAGGGCGATATGCCGGCTCCGATGCAGAGAAACAAGCACAACTTTTTGTAAAAGACAAATTAGACGCTTTTTGCGATGAGGTTTCTTTTTTACCTTTTAATTCAGCTTTAGAAGCTCATTTTCAGGCTTTAAAGCTTTTTATAGTTATTCATTTAATTGCTATAGTTTTAATTTTCTTTTATCCTACTTGGGCTTTTGTGTTAAGTGTGGTTAATGCACTATTGTTTATTTGTCATTTTGTTACATATAGGCATTGTTTAGATTTTTTATTTCCTCAAAAAGAATCTTATAATGTAGAGGGCGTAATAGAACCTACAGGAGAGCATAAAAAAACTATAATTTTTGCAGGGCATATAGATAGTGTTAAAGAATTTAAGTGGTGGTATAAATTAAAGTTTGCAGGTGCTGTTTTAACGGTAATATCATCTTTTTTATTAGCCTTAAGTCCTATATTTTTTGCATTAATAGTATTTAGCGGAGCTATAGTAAGCAAAATATTTTTAGTATTGTTGTTTATTCTTACACCAACAGTTTGGGTACTTTTTGATATGCACGGCAAAGAAGTGGTACAAGGGGCTAATGATAATTTAACGGGAGTGGCTTTGTCTTTTAGTTTAGGGAAATATTTTGCAGAAAATAAACCGCAACACACCCGAATAAGAATTATAAGTTTTGGTGCTGAAGAAATGGGATTAAGAGGTGCTTTTGCTTATGTAAAAGCCAACAAAAAAAGACTTTTAGAAGAGAATGCTTTACTTGTAAATTTAGATACCATAAAAGACAAAGAATATTTAACCATAGCCACTAATGAAACAAATACGCTTAGCTTTTTTGATAAAAATTTGATAAAAGAAATGCAAGATTCTTTTGAAGCATGCCATTTGCCTGTTAAAACTTTACCGCTTACTGTTGGTGCCAGCGATGCTTCGGCTTTTATAATGAATAAATTGCCGGCTTTATCATTAATAGGCATGACATCAGAAACATTAGACCCCACTTATCATACTCGCTTAGATAATTTAGACCACTTAGATGATACCGCCATGAAATTGACCAAAGAGGTAATGATTCATTTTGTAGAAAAGAGAGATAAATAA
- a CDS encoding HAD hydrolase-like protein, whose protein sequence is MKYNYVIFDFDGTLFDSRKGIVSSIKYALNYMKIPVPSNEVLTSFIGPPLLKTFQNHFGLSEADSIKALTKLRDYYSEKGVFDSEPYAGILELLEKLNKNDFPIAIATAKPTYYANQILEHNKWQHLFKTVRGSDMNSELFPKSRTISEAMTDLSISKYNNVVMVGDTIYDIKGATECNIASIAVNYGYGKTQDLKDAKPTHFVENVEELASLLV, encoded by the coding sequence TTGAAGTATAACTACGTTATTTTTGATTTTGACGGAACACTATTTGACTCCAGAAAAGGTATTGTTTCCAGCATAAAGTATGCTTTAAATTATATGAAAATTCCAGTACCTTCTAACGAAGTGCTTACCTCTTTTATCGGGCCACCATTATTAAAAACATTTCAAAATCATTTTGGTTTATCGGAGGCAGATAGCATAAAAGCATTAACAAAGCTTAGAGATTATTATAGCGAAAAAGGTGTTTTTGATTCAGAACCTTATGCCGGCATTTTAGAATTGCTTGAAAAGTTAAATAAAAACGACTTTCCTATAGCTATTGCTACAGCCAAACCGACTTATTATGCCAATCAAATATTAGAACACAATAAGTGGCAGCATTTGTTTAAAACTGTTAGAGGTAGTGATATGAATAGCGAACTTTTCCCAAAAAGTAGAACCATAAGCGAAGCCATGACTGATTTAAGCATAAGCAAATACAATAATGTAGTAATGGTAGGCGATACTATTTATGACATTAAAGGTGCTACGGAATGTAATATAGCGAGCATAGCTGTAAATTACGGCTACGGAAAAACGCAAGATTTAAAAGATGCCAAACCCACGCATTTTGTAGAAAATGTAGAGGAATTAGCAAGTTTATTGGTTTAA
- a CDS encoding AMP-binding protein, with protein sequence MLNPLFEIPTLEKVPAKAAKEWQNKALKEQLAYLKENSTFYQKHFKNHKVNWSDIETINDLHKIPPIGKEELQAFNMDFLCVPKTKIIDYVTTSGTTGEPVTIALTEEDLQRLAYNEAISLAGANGKPEDIYQLTTTIDRRFMAGLAYYLGIRNLKCGIVRVGSGIPQLQLDTLERIQPNTLIAVPSFINALINYAQKNNIDLNQTSVKKIICIGESIRDVGLKPNALHKKIVEQWNVKLYSTYASTEMGTAYTECTAQQGGHEHPQLIISELLDENNQVLTAEDAEGELCITTLGVKGMPLLRFKTGDMVRFYHEKCSCGRTSKRVSAVLGRKNQMIKYKGTTLYPPAIFEVLNSIEEVQLYAVEVKKSELDTDEIIIHLYSKTQDTKRLETKCSELLRAKLRVKPKVVLTTKEAVQALHQQKNLRKPTVFVDNR encoded by the coding sequence ATGTTAAATCCCTTATTTGAAATTCCTACACTTGAAAAAGTGCCTGCAAAAGCTGCTAAAGAATGGCAAAACAAAGCCTTAAAAGAACAATTAGCATATTTGAAAGAAAACTCCACATTTTACCAAAAGCATTTTAAAAACCATAAAGTTAATTGGAGCGATATTGAAACCATAAATGACTTGCACAAAATTCCGCCTATAGGCAAAGAAGAATTGCAGGCATTTAATATGGATTTTTTGTGTGTGCCTAAAACAAAAATTATAGATTATGTAACCACTTCCGGCACTACAGGAGAGCCTGTTACTATAGCACTTACAGAAGAAGATTTGCAACGCTTAGCATATAATGAAGCCATTTCGTTGGCAGGAGCAAACGGAAAACCTGAAGACATTTATCAGCTAACTACTACTATAGACAGGCGGTTTATGGCAGGTTTAGCTTATTATCTTGGTATAAGAAACTTAAAATGTGGCATTGTGCGTGTGGGGTCTGGCATTCCGCAGTTGCAGTTAGATACTTTAGAAAGAATACAGCCCAACACCTTAATTGCTGTTCCGTCTTTTATAAATGCTCTAATTAATTATGCTCAAAAAAACAATATTGATTTAAACCAAACAAGTGTAAAAAAGATAATTTGCATTGGCGAATCTATAAGAGATGTAGGTTTAAAACCAAATGCTTTGCATAAAAAGATAGTTGAGCAGTGGAATGTAAAACTATATTCCACTTATGCTTCTACAGAAATGGGGACGGCTTATACGGAATGCACCGCCCAACAGGGTGGACACGAACATCCACAGCTTATAATAAGCGAACTTTTAGACGAAAACAACCAGGTGCTAACCGCAGAAGATGCCGAAGGCGAGCTTTGTATAACCACGCTTGGTGTTAAAGGAATGCCATTGTTGCGTTTTAAAACTGGCGATATGGTGCGTTTTTATCATGAAAAATGCTCTTGTGGTAGAACAAGCAAAAGAGTAAGTGCCGTTTTAGGCAGAAAAAACCAAATGATAAAATACAAAGGCACAACATTATATCCTCCTGCTATTTTTGAAGTATTAAACAGTATAGAAGAAGTGCAACTTTATGCCGTAGAAGTAAAAAAGAGCGAATTAGATACCGATGAAATTATCATTCATTTATACAGTAAAACACAAGACACTAAACGATTGGAAACAAAATGCTCAGAATTATTAAGAGCAAAACTGCGTGTAAAACCTAAGGTAGTTTTAACTACTAAAGAAGCCGTGCAAGCACTGCACCAACAAAAAAATCTGCGTAAACCTACCGTTTTTGTAGATAATAGGTAG
- a CDS encoding serine hydroxymethyltransferase produces MHKDQEVFDLIQAEQDRQEHGIELIASENFTSKEVMEATGSVLTNKYAEGLPGKRYYGGCEVVDRIEDIARERLKKLFGAEWVNVQPHSGAQANAAVMLAVLNPGDTILGFDLSHGGHLTHGSSVNFSGKLYNPTFYGVEKETGVIDMDKVEAKAIEVKPKLIICGASAYAREWDFKRFRAIADKVGALVLADISHIAGLVASGVQNNPMPYCHIITSTTHKTLRGPRGGVIMLGQDFDNPLGITTAKGTVRKMSSLLDSAVFPGTQGGPLEHVIAGKAVAFGEALNDSFKTYSKQVIANAQAMAKAFVAKGYHLVSNGTDNHLMLIDLRNKNLTGKEAENVLGLADITVNKNMVPFDTQSPFITSGIRIGTPAVTTRGLKEKDMEKIVDWIDTLLMNKEDEAKIGDIRNQVNAFMKGFPLYA; encoded by the coding sequence ATGCATAAAGACCAAGAAGTTTTTGATTTAATACAAGCAGAGCAAGACCGACAAGAACACGGTATTGAGCTAATAGCTTCTGAAAATTTTACCAGCAAAGAGGTAATGGAAGCTACAGGAAGTGTACTTACCAATAAATATGCAGAAGGATTGCCGGGCAAACGCTATTACGGTGGTTGTGAAGTGGTAGATAGAATAGAAGATATAGCCAGAGAAAGGCTAAAAAAACTTTTTGGTGCGGAGTGGGTAAACGTGCAGCCACACAGTGGAGCACAAGCTAATGCCGCAGTAATGCTTGCCGTACTTAATCCCGGAGATACTATTTTAGGTTTTGATTTATCTCACGGTGGACACTTAACGCATGGTTCCTCTGTTAATTTTTCGGGAAAATTATACAATCCCACTTTTTATGGCGTAGAAAAAGAAACGGGAGTTATAGATATGGATAAAGTGGAAGCTAAAGCTATTGAAGTAAAACCTAAATTAATTATTTGTGGAGCTTCTGCTTATGCCAGAGAATGGGATTTTAAACGCTTTAGAGCCATAGCCGATAAAGTTGGTGCTTTAGTTTTAGCAGATATTAGCCATATAGCCGGATTAGTGGCAAGTGGTGTACAAAATAATCCTATGCCTTACTGCCATATTATTACTTCTACTACGCATAAAACCCTAAGAGGACCAAGAGGTGGCGTAATAATGTTAGGACAAGATTTTGACAATCCATTAGGTATAACTACGGCTAAAGGTACGGTGCGGAAAATGAGTTCACTGTTAGATTCTGCGGTATTTCCCGGCACACAGGGCGGTCCTTTAGAGCACGTAATAGCGGGCAAAGCGGTAGCTTTTGGCGAAGCTTTAAACGATAGTTTTAAAACATATTCTAAACAAGTTATTGCCAATGCACAAGCTATGGCTAAAGCCTTTGTGGCAAAAGGTTATCATTTGGTTTCTAACGGCACAGATAACCACTTAATGCTTATTGACCTGCGAAATAAAAACTTAACAGGCAAAGAAGCCGAAAATGTACTGGGTTTAGCCGATATTACGGTAAATAAAAACATGGTGCCGTTTGATACGCAATCGCCTTTTATTACTTCCGGAATAAGAATAGGTACGCCTGCCGTAACCACCAGAGGTTTAAAAGAAAAAGACATGGAGAAAATAGTAGATTGGATAGATACGCTACTAATGAATAAAGAAGATGAAGCTAAAATTGGAGACATTAGAAACCAAGTAAATGCCTTTATGAAAGGGTTTCCTTTGTATGCTTAA
- a CDS encoding sterol desaturase family protein, with product MADKLFVSTKDESPKLFENPFIDFFSRIPFWVPLVIYIPLVSYFSYLSFTVKHTTFMQYLGSFIVGALIWSLVEYLIHRYVFHGHPKAEWAKKIHYTFHGIHHDYPQDSLRLVMPPAVSIPLAVLFFFVFKWVMAPLGILQFHYAYYAGFVAAYLFYDMMHYASHHVNMTNKYFKTIKEHHMKHHYKDSDSGFGFTSKVWDRVFHTDFKED from the coding sequence ATGGCTGATAAATTATTTGTTAGCACTAAAGACGAATCTCCAAAACTATTTGAAAATCCCTTTATAGATTTCTTTTCAAGAATACCTTTTTGGGTACCACTGGTTATATATATTCCTCTTGTTTCCTATTTTTCTTATTTGTCTTTTACTGTTAAGCATACTACTTTTATGCAGTATTTAGGCAGTTTTATAGTAGGTGCATTAATTTGGTCTTTAGTAGAGTATTTAATTCACCGCTATGTATTTCACGGACACCCAAAAGCAGAGTGGGCTAAAAAAATACATTATACCTTTCATGGCATCCATCACGATTATCCTCAAGATTCACTGCGATTAGTAATGCCTCCGGCAGTAAGTATTCCGCTTGCTGTACTTTTCTTTTTTGTATTTAAGTGGGTAATGGCTCCTTTAGGTATTTTACAATTTCATTATGCTTATTATGCCGGTTTTGTGGCGGCATATCTATTTTACGATATGATGCACTACGCTTCGCACCACGTAAATATGACCAATAAGTATTTTAAAACGATAAAAGAACACCACATGAAACACCATTATAAAGACTCGGATTCAGGGTTTGGTTTTACCTCTAAAGTGTGGGATAGAGTTTTTCATACCGATTTTAAAGAAGATTAA
- a CDS encoding tetratricopeptide repeat protein yields the protein MTKATNIKFVALFTLVWVVNTLTAQVSFFDKGLDAFERGKYENAIEFYTLFLEDHESINAHFNRGLTYYKLKKFDQSIHDFSVVINKDRNDYEAYYNRGLSYIEVGLFDKASEDFNLALELNPDFDKAFLGIGTVLSMQGKYDEALDFFNKSIEINEYNDVAYYRKSLVLIEQKEYKDALAILNKAIEIDSTNSMYYEARADINYKLEKPELSIEDYSKAIDLSPENSTLYFNRGISYYDMKKYSNAKNDFQYVVYKNEYDEDAYWYLALADIQTRDYEMAIAYYDKVLSLNPNYEYKWAINRRQLVIKKWMSENLVYSILLVGLFVLCIFFLFKLLQKRKRNKEIKTT from the coding sequence TTGACTAAAGCCACAAACATAAAATTTGTTGCCCTATTTACATTGGTGTGGGTAGTTAATACACTAACTGCTCAAGTAAGTTTTTTTGATAAAGGCTTAGATGCTTTTGAGCGAGGAAAATATGAAAATGCAATAGAATTTTATACCCTGTTTTTAGAAGATCATGAGAGTATAAATGCTCATTTTAACAGAGGGCTAACTTATTATAAGCTTAAAAAGTTTGACCAATCTATTCATGATTTTTCGGTAGTAATAAATAAAGACCGCAATGATTATGAAGCGTATTACAATAGAGGTTTATCTTATATAGAAGTAGGCTTGTTTGATAAAGCTTCAGAAGATTTTAATTTGGCATTAGAACTCAATCCTGATTTTGATAAAGCATTTTTAGGCATAGGTACAGTATTAAGTATGCAGGGAAAATATGATGAAGCTCTTGATTTTTTTAATAAATCCATTGAAATTAATGAATATAATGATGTGGCTTATTATAGAAAATCGCTGGTATTAATAGAGCAAAAGGAATATAAAGACGCATTGGCTATACTAAACAAAGCAATAGAAATAGACAGCACTAATAGCATGTACTACGAAGCCAGAGCTGACATTAACTACAAATTAGAAAAACCCGAATTAAGCATTGAAGACTACAGTAAAGCTATAGATTTAAGTCCGGAAAACAGCACCTTATATTTTAATAGAGGTATTAGCTACTACGATATGAAAAAATATAGCAATGCCAAAAATGATTTTCAATATGTAGTGTATAAAAACGAATATGATGAAGATGCCTATTGGTATTTAGCATTGGCAGACATACAAACCAGAGATTATGAAATGGCTATAGCTTACTACGACAAAGTACTAAGCCTCAACCCAAATTATGAATATAAATGGGCAATAAATAGAAGACAATTAGTAATAAAAAAATGGATGAGTGAAAACTTAGTTTACTCTATACTGTTAGTCGGTTTATTTGTTTTATGTATTTTCTTTTTGTTTAAACTGCTACAAAAAAGGAAGAGAAATAAAGAAATAAAAACAACTTAA
- a CDS encoding YdeI/OmpD-associated family protein, which yields MSKKEHHKIIPGNTKEWREWLTQNHIKEDGVWLIYYKKNADKPTISWSEAVDEALCFGWIDSVKKPIDEEKFMQFFSKRKANSLWSKINKEKVSKLTQARKMTPAGFEIIEKAKQNGMWTLLDEVEELIIPKDLQQAFDAKPKALNYFLSLSKSVKKGMLTWIVVAKREETRQNRINEIVSCATNNKKPKHFG from the coding sequence ATGTCAAAAAAAGAACACCATAAAATAATACCCGGCAATACAAAAGAGTGGCGAGAATGGCTGACGCAAAACCATATAAAAGAAGATGGCGTTTGGCTTATTTATTATAAAAAAAATGCTGATAAACCCACTATATCGTGGAGCGAAGCCGTAGATGAAGCCCTTTGTTTTGGCTGGATAGATAGTGTTAAAAAACCCATAGATGAAGAAAAATTTATGCAGTTTTTCAGCAAAAGAAAAGCCAATAGTTTGTGGTCTAAAATAAATAAAGAGAAAGTAAGCAAACTTACACAAGCAAGGAAAATGACACCTGCCGGTTTTGAAATAATAGAAAAAGCTAAGCAAAATGGTATGTGGACACTTCTTGACGAAGTAGAAGAATTAATTATTCCTAAAGATTTGCAACAAGCATTTGATGCTAAGCCAAAGGCATTAAACTATTTTTTAAGTTTAAGTAAATCTGTAAAAAAAGGTATGCTAACATGGATAGTAGTAGCAAAAAGAGAAGAAACAAGGCAAAATAGAATAAATGAAATAGTTAGCTGTGCTACTAATAATAAAAAACCAAAGCATTTTGGGTGA
- the msrB gene encoding peptide-methionine (R)-S-oxide reductase MsrB → MKVALPFLLLFLSVSCNKNNKVQNKKCVHVTKADESVFDNLDDEQKKVMCGGKTEKPFSGKFLYNKDKGIYTCAACNNPLFSSSTKFDSGSGWPSFFEQIDSSAIITRLDTSHGMERIEILCANCKGHLGHVFNDGPDPTGLRYCVNSASLNFIPDSIN, encoded by the coding sequence ATGAAAGTAGCACTCCCTTTCTTATTATTATTTTTAAGCGTATCGTGCAATAAAAACAACAAGGTACAGAATAAAAAATGTGTACATGTTACTAAAGCAGACGAAAGTGTGTTTGATAATTTAGATGATGAGCAAAAGAAAGTAATGTGTGGTGGAAAAACGGAAAAACCATTTTCGGGGAAATTCCTCTACAATAAAGACAAAGGAATATACACTTGTGCTGCTTGCAATAATCCTTTGTTTTCTTCTTCTACAAAATTTGATAGCGGTAGTGGCTGGCCAAGTTTTTTTGAACAAATAGATTCTTCCGCTATTATTACCCGGTTAGATACTTCGCACGGCATGGAAAGAATAGAAATACTGTGTGCCAACTGCAAAGGACATTTAGGGCATGTTTTTAATGACGGGCCAGACCCTACAGGTTTGCGCTATTGTGTTAATTCGGCTTCTTTAAACTTTATTCCCGACAGCATTAACTAA
- the mce gene encoding methylmalonyl-CoA epimerase, which translates to MKKIEHIGIAVKDINASNDLFSKLLNTQPYKQEAVASENVITSFFRNGPNKIELLQATNENSAIAKFIEKKGEGIHHIAFAVEDVYAETERLKSEGFTPLLDKPKKGADNKLIMFFHPKTTGGVLVEICQEIR; encoded by the coding sequence ATGAAGAAAATAGAACACATAGGTATTGCCGTTAAAGATATAAATGCATCTAACGATTTGTTTAGCAAACTATTAAACACTCAACCATATAAGCAAGAAGCTGTAGCGAGCGAAAATGTTATCACTTCATTTTTTAGAAATGGTCCCAATAAAATAGAACTGCTACAAGCCACCAATGAAAATAGTGCCATAGCCAAATTTATAGAAAAAAAAGGCGAAGGCATACACCACATAGCTTTTGCCGTAGAAGATGTGTATGCCGAAACTGAAAGACTAAAAAGCGAAGGATTTACACCGCTACTTGACAAGCCCAAAAAAGGAGCAGATAATAAATTAATTATGTTTTTTCATCCTAAAACTACAGGCGGAGTACTTGTAGAAATTTGCCAAGAAATAAGATAA
- a CDS encoding tetratricopeptide repeat protein, translated as MDSIVYFENIEKQLLDEIEKSKNEILIVVAWITNNSLFKNLLTALDNNVHITILTRNDYVNNSQKSLMWKEFINKGGKLYFFDKPNSLHHKFVVFDSEIVYTGSYNWTNQAEKLNKENIISSKKTETIQSFKKEVIKLISESFVPKENELNVIAPITANIEEINMANYEFDSLDAIQKALLKYLNKDYLESIEILTGLDSEIYEKYNLLSWNYLRMKLFDEGINCAKKAISLNPYFPDNFNVLGANYFEANNIKEAINSYNKAIELEPQATTYNLNLLILYDRIGLNSQGDKENNIIIKKASNIIKNPNNFDNYILFKAYLDRGLSRYKYKDLRDRDLLRAKEIFNTKLKDIEKDYHDYDLIEENLNQ; from the coding sequence ATGGATAGTATTGTTTACTTTGAAAATATAGAAAAACAATTATTAGATGAAATAGAAAAATCTAAAAATGAGATTCTAATTGTTGTTGCTTGGATAACTAATAATAGTTTATTCAAAAACTTACTGACTGCTCTTGATAATAATGTTCATATTACAATTTTAACAAGAAATGATTATGTGAATAATTCTCAAAAATCCTTAATGTGGAAAGAATTTATTAACAAAGGAGGTAAATTATACTTTTTTGATAAGCCTAATTCTTTGCATCATAAGTTTGTAGTATTTGACTCTGAAATTGTTTATACTGGATCATACAATTGGACAAATCAAGCTGAAAAATTGAATAAAGAGAATATAATTTCCTCAAAAAAAACAGAAACTATACAGTCTTTTAAAAAAGAAGTAATTAAACTAATTTCAGAGTCATTTGTCCCAAAGGAAAATGAATTAAATGTAATAGCACCAATTACAGCAAATATAGAAGAAATAAATATGGCTAATTATGAGTTTGATAGCCTTGATGCAATACAAAAAGCCCTTCTAAAATATCTTAATAAAGATTATTTAGAATCAATAGAAATATTAACTGGATTAGATAGTGAAATTTATGAAAAATATAACTTATTATCATGGAATTATCTAAGGATGAAACTTTTTGATGAAGGAATTAATTGTGCTAAAAAAGCAATTAGTCTAAATCCGTATTTTCCAGATAACTTTAATGTTCTTGGTGCAAATTATTTTGAAGCCAACAATATAAAAGAAGCTATAAACTCTTATAATAAGGCTATTGAGTTGGAACCACAAGCAACTACTTACAACCTTAATTTATTAATATTATATGATAGAATTGGTTTGAATAGTCAAGGTGATAAAGAAAACAACATTATAATAAAGAAGGCATCTAACATAATTAAAAATCCAAATAATTTTGATAATTATATTTTATTTAAAGCATATTTAGATAGAGGATTGTCTAGGTATAAATACAAGGATTTAAGAGATAGAGATTTGTTAAGAGCTAAGGAGATTTTCAACACTAAATTAAAAGATATTGAAAAAGATTACCATGATTATGATTTAATAGAAGAAAATTTAAACCAATAA
- a CDS encoding iron-sulfur cluster assembly accessory protein, giving the protein MLFVSEKAMDKINQLKADQNMSQDTFIRVSVLGGGCSGLSYQMDFDTKLKEDDQEFEDKGIKIVTDLRSFLYIANTTLDFSDGLNGKGFFFNNPNAQRTCSCGESFSV; this is encoded by the coding sequence ATGCTATTTGTATCTGAAAAAGCAATGGATAAAATAAACCAGCTTAAAGCTGACCAAAATATGAGCCAAGACACGTTTATTAGAGTGAGTGTTTTGGGTGGTGGTTGCTCCGGTTTAAGCTATCAAATGGATTTTGATACTAAGTTAAAAGAAGACGATCAAGAGTTTGAAGATAAAGGAATAAAAATAGTTACTGACTTGCGTAGCTTTTTATATATAGCTAATACTACGCTTGATTTTTCTGACGGATTAAACGGAAAGGGTTTCTTTTTTAACAATCCCAATGCACAACGCACTTGTTCTTGTGGCGAAAGTTTTTCTGTGTAA